The region TGAAGTTTTTCGCATGCCGTTTTTTTACAATCGTTAGTTGCGCGTCCGCGCCCCGCTTTTCAAGCCAATGCCAAAACCGCCACCCAGCCTGATCCTCTGCTTCGACTTCGACGGCACTCTGGTCAATCATGAATCCGATCCGCAATTCCATCCTGCGATGGCTGATGTGCTGCGTGAGTTCCGCCGTCGTGGTGCGGTTTGGGTGGTCAACACCGGGCGCAGTTTAAGCCAGACGCTCGCCGGTCTCGCTCAACACAACATTTTCCTGCTCCCCGATTTTATCATCGCCCAGGAATGCGAACTCTATCGCCCGGGATTCTTCCGAGCCTGGAGCGACTATGGTTCGTGGAATCGTCGGGCCCGGAAAGAGCATGCGCACTTCGTTTCCAAACATCAAAAATTTCTTCATGCCGTGCGTGAACATGTCGCCACCCACCCCGGGGCGGAATTCCTGCTCGGCGACCTTGGCCAGGTCGGTGTGGTGGCCCAAGACGATGTCCAGCTCGATGAGATTTGCGTGGTGATTGACCAGCTGTGCGCCAGCCAACCTGACGTGGGTTATCATCGCAATGGTCGTTATCTGCGCTTTTCTCATGCTGACTACAGCAAAGGCAGCGCTCTGCGCGAACTGGGTCGGCTTCTCAGCGTCCCCCGCGAACGCATCTTTGCTGCCGGCGACAATTACAACGATCTTTCGATGCTCGACCCCGCCATTGCGGCCAACCTTGCCTGTCCCGGCAACGCGCTTGATCCCATCAAAGAACACATCCTTGCCGCAGGCGGTTTTGTGGCGGAGCGCGTCGCCAGCGAAGGCATGCTGGAGGCCCTCGCGCACTTCTTCAAATCCCCACTGCCCGTCAATTTTGTGCAACCACAGTTGGACACTGACGGACTTCGTTAATCCCCCTCAGTCATCGCCTTGAATGGCTTGAGCAGGAAGAACAATCCCAGCGAAACCACCACAATCGCCAGCGCCACCAGCGGAGCTACGTGACTCTGTGGATCCGCGCTGGTCCAGGCCGCCTGCACCCGAACGGCGATCAAAATCAAACACACCAACGCGCCCAAAATCGGCACCACCAGCGGCACCTCAAATCCTCCACGAGGTTCGCCAGGTCGCAGTTTTAGCACCAACAATGAAATATTAACCATCGTGAACACCATCAGCAACAGCAGCACCGTCGACTCCGCCAACGCCTTCACGTTGCCACTAAGGATCAATCCGGTCACCACCACAAACAACACCATGATCGCCACGTGCGGAGTCCGGCGTTTGTGATGCACCTTGCCCAAAACGGGTGGGAGCAACCCTTGCCGGCTCATCCCATACAACAAACGTGAACCCATGATGTAGTTGAGCAATGCCGTGTTCCCGATCGCAAACAAAGTGATGCCAATATAGACGGTGTCGATGTTGTTGAACCACGGTGCCGCCTTCTTCGCCACCTCCATCAAGGGTGCCTTGCTTTCGGACAGCTCCTGCCACGGAATTACCGACACCGCCGTGATCGCAACGGCCATGTAAATCATCGTTGCCACCACCATCGCCGACAGCAATCCGATCGGCACGTTGCGTTCCGGGTTCTTCACTTCCTCGCTGATGTTGAGAATGTCCTCAAACCCGATGAACGAGAAGAACATCAACACCGCCCCCTGCAGGACCAGCATCATCAAGATCGCGTTGCCAGTTTCTTCGCCAGGTTGGGCCACCGGCGTTTCCATGTAGTCCACCCCGCCCCAGAAACGCATGCCCACGGCAATGATGAACAGCAATCCCACCGCCTCCACTCCCGTGCAGAGAATGTTCAGCCACATGCTTTCGCGAATCCCGCGATAAATCACCAATCCCACCAGCAGCACAATAAAAATGGCCACCAGCTTGACCGGCAACTCCATGTTTAAGCCTCTCCCCAAAGTCTCCGCCATGGCCTGCGAGCCGGTTGCCATGCTGGTCAATCCGCTCATCGTCACGCACAATCCCACCACATAACTCAACCATGGCCGCTTCAGCGCCCGGTGGGTCACGTAGGCCGCCCCGCCCGCCCGTGCATAACGACTGCCCACACAGGCATAGGAAAGTCCGGTCAGCATCGCCACCACCATCGCCGCCAGAAACGCCAGCCAGATCGCATTCCCCAACGTCCCCGCCGCCTTTCCCACCAACGCATAAATGCCCGCGCCGAGCATCGAACCCAATCCATAAAGCGCGACCTGCCAGGCACCCAGCGATTTGCGCAACTCGGGCTCCTTGCCGTCATTTGAGGTAGAGATAGTAGTGGATGCCATGCAGTGAAATCAATTGAGGATTGACGAAGCCCGATGGAGGCGCACGAAGCGCGCCAGAAACCAATCCCTCCACCACTCACTGCAACTGCGTCACTGTGCAACCCTCCTTGATCAACAAATCGATCAGCCCGTTCTCGCCACCC is a window of Phragmitibacter flavus DNA encoding:
- a CDS encoding HAD family hydrolase, encoding MPKPPPSLILCFDFDGTLVNHESDPQFHPAMADVLREFRRRGAVWVVNTGRSLSQTLAGLAQHNIFLLPDFIIAQECELYRPGFFRAWSDYGSWNRRARKEHAHFVSKHQKFLHAVREHVATHPGAEFLLGDLGQVGVVAQDDVQLDEICVVIDQLCASQPDVGYHRNGRYLRFSHADYSKGSALRELGRLLSVPRERIFAAGDNYNDLSMLDPAIAANLACPGNALDPIKEHILAAGGFVAERVASEGMLEALAHFFKSPLPVNFVQPQLDTDGLR
- a CDS encoding APC family permease, yielding MASTTISTSNDGKEPELRKSLGAWQVALYGLGSMLGAGIYALVGKAAGTLGNAIWLAFLAAMVVAMLTGLSYACVGSRYARAGGAAYVTHRALKRPWLSYVVGLCVTMSGLTSMATGSQAMAETLGRGLNMELPVKLVAIFIVLLVGLVIYRGIRESMWLNILCTGVEAVGLLFIIAVGMRFWGGVDYMETPVAQPGEETGNAILMMLVLQGAVLMFFSFIGFEDILNISEEVKNPERNVPIGLLSAMVVATMIYMAVAITAVSVIPWQELSESKAPLMEVAKKAAPWFNNIDTVYIGITLFAIGNTALLNYIMGSRLLYGMSRQGLLPPVLGKVHHKRRTPHVAIMVLFVVVTGLILSGNVKALAESTVLLLLMVFTMVNISLLVLKLRPGEPRGGFEVPLVVPILGALVCLILIAVRVQAAWTSADPQSHVAPLVALAIVVVSLGLFFLLKPFKAMTEGD